GGGCGACCGGCAGCGGGCGCTCCAGTGGGGAGCGTCGTACCAGCAGGGCGAGCAGCGCGGCCGAGGCCGTGGCCGCGCCCACGGCCAGGGTGCGCACCCCGAGGAGGGCCATCAGATAGGGCGTCAGCAGGCTGTACGAGGCGGGGTAGGCGCCGCCGTACCAGGCCAGGTCGTAGGCCGAGCCCGGGTGCCGGGCCGCGAAGTCGGCCCAGGCCCACTGCGCGGCGAGGTCGCCGCCGACGCCCGCCAGGTACCGGGCCCAGAGGGTGGCCAGCAGTAGCGCCGTCGCCGCGGCGGCCCACACCGGGCTGCAGCGTTTGATCCGCCGGGCGGGCCCCGACTGCAGAACGCCCACGCTGCTCGGCTCTCCCGTCTTCGGTGAGGGGGTCTCAGAAGCCGACAATAGCCGTGAAACCGGTAGTAATCGCCCCGGATCGGTCGTGCGGGTCGGTTACCGGCGGTCACGCGGTGGGGAGCCAGCCGACCGACCTGTCGACCGACCTGTCGATCGGATGTCCGCGTGGACCTGGACCGGCTGCGGCGAACCGCACTCGTGGCGGGCGAAGGGCTCTCCGCCGGCAGCGGTGGAGGGGATCATCCTGTTGTGCGCCGAGCCCAGGCACAGCTCCTGGAAGTCGGCGGTGCCCGGCGCCAGCCGCGCGGCCAGCTGGGCCTTGGCGATGTCGACGGTCCGGAGCGCGCCGTCGTCGTCCTGGACCTCCACGCAGGCGTGCGGCAGGTCCAGGGCGCCGCCGAGCACACCGCAGAACCAGCCGCGCCGGGCCTCGGCCCGGTAGCCGGCCGCGCGGAACCGCTCGGCCAGCAGCAGGCTGGCCGCGATGCAGCTGGTCACGCCCAGGGAGTGGACGAGGCGGTAGTCGCTCTGCATGGCGACCGGGATCAGCTGCCAGCGGTAGCCGGCGGACAGGTGCTCCGTCGTCAGTTCCCGCAGCGTGGGCGAGCACAGGGGGGAGCGGGTGCCGGTGGTGGTGACCGTGGCCGCGTAGCGGGCCGAGTCCGCGCCCGGCGCGGGCGGCGCCCCGCCGTCCAGGCGCCCGCCGAAGCGGGCGGGGTCGGGGGCGGCGAAGCGCCAGGGCGCCGGACCCTGGCAGTCGGGGCAGTCGAGACGGACCCGGAAGTCCCAGGTCCGCTCGCACAGCAGCTCCTCGACCGGGCGGGCGGCGAAGCGGAACAGCATGCGGAGGGCGAGCTCGGGCCGGGTGGTGCCGCGACCCGAGTGCATGCCGAGGTTGTACAGGTCGTTCACGTCGAAGTGGCGCACGCCCGAACGGAACTCGAACGGCAGGCCCGCGCCGGTGAGGCGGTCGATATCGGTGGCGCCGCAGCCGAGCAGCTCCTGCGCCACGCTTTCGGGGCGGGTCCGCTCGGCGTACCGGTCGGGTATGAATTCTATGGAATCCGCCACCGTTTCCCAGGTTCTTTCCGGGGTCGCAGTCCCCGGGGCGACAGTTCGGTGCGGCACGGCCCAGCCCTCCAGAATAGGGGTCCCGCCGGATACCGCTCGGAATCCGCGGAACGGTCTCGACGTTAGTAGTCGGGCGACGGCCGACAGAATATTAATTCCGCATGCGCGCCCGTGCGTTCCGCACGCCGGCGCAGCCGGCCCGGAGGGGGTGCGCAGCCTGCGGTACAGTGCTATACATTTCCCGATTTGTTTCGGCGAACGGGGAGGCGATGTGCGGGTTCCGATGACCGTCGCGGATTTCTTGGAACGTGCGGAGCTGGGGTTCGCGACCGCCCCGGGCGTGGTGGACGAGCCGGTCCAGCCGGCGTCGCCGGTGCCCGCGCTGACCTACGGGCAGTTGGGCGAGCGGGTGCGGGCCTGGCAGGCGGGGCTGGACGCGCTGGGAGTGGGGCCGGGCGAACGGGTCGCGGTGGTCAGCCACAACTCGGCGCGGCTGCTGGAACTGCTGTTCGCGGTCCCGATGAGCGGCCGGATCTGCGTGCCGGTCAACTTCCGTCTGCGGCCGGGCGAGGTCGACTACATCGTCCGCCAGAGCGGCGCGTCGGTGCTGCTGGTCGACCCCGAGCTGGACGCGGCGCTGGCGCAGGTCACCGCCCGCCACCGGTTCGTGCTGGGCGAACAGACCGAGTCCGAGTTGATGCGCCACGGCGTCGAGCCCCGGCCGTGGGCCGAGCCCGACGAGGACGCCACCGCGACGATCAACTACACCTCCGGGACCACGGCCCGGCCCAAGGGCGTGCAGCTGACGCACCGCAACATCTGGGTGAGCGCGCTGACGCTGGCCCTGCACACCCGGGTCTGGGAGCGCGACGTCTACCTCCACACGCTGCCGATGTTCCACTGCAACGGCTGGGGCATGCAGTACGCGGCGGCCGGCCTGGGCGTGAAGCAGGTGGTCCTGCGCAAGGTCGACGGGCCCGAGATCCTGCGCCGGGTCCAGGAGCACGGCGTGACGCTGATGTGCGGGGCGCCGGCGGTCTGGAACGCGGTGCTGGACGCGGCCGCCGACTGGTCCGGCGAGGTCCCCGGCCGCGACCGGGTGCGGATCGTGTGCGCGGGCGCGCCGCCGCCCAGCCGCACCATCCAGCGCGTGCGCGAGGAGTTGGGCTGGGAGTTCACCCAGATCTACGGCCTGACCGAGACCTCGCCGCTGCTGACGTTCAACCGCGCCCGCCCGGGCGACGAGGCGCTGCCGGCCGACGAGCAGGCGCGCCGGCTCTCGCGCGCGGGGCTGCCCGCGCTGGGTGTGAAGCTCAGGGTCGCCGACTCCGGCGAGGTCCTGGCCCGCTCGAACGTGGTCCTGGCCGGCTACTGGGACAGCCCGCGCGAAACCGCCGAGGCGCTGCAGGACGGCTGGTTCCACACCGGGGACGGCGGCTCGATCGACCCGGCGGACGGCCACCTGACGATCTCGGACCGGAAGAAGGACGTCATCGTCACCGGCGGGGAGAACGTCTCCTCGATCGAGGTCGAGGACGCGGTCTTCAGCCACCCCGCGGTCGCCGAGGTCGCCGTGATCGGCGTGCCGGACGAGAAGTGGGGCGAGACCATCAAGGCGCTGGTGGTGCTGGCGCCGGGCGCCGAGGCGGACCAGGCGGAGATCATCGCGCACTGCAAGCAGCGGATGGCCGGCTACAAGGCGCCCACGTCCGTCGAGTTCCGGGAGAGCATCCCGCGCACCGCCACCGGCAAGATCCAGAAGTACCGGCTGCGCGAACCGTACTGGACCGGCCGGGACCGCGAGGTCAACTGACCCCGCCCCGGTCGCGTTGCGCCCCGCCCCGGCCCGGGCGGGCGCCCCGGCGCCGACCCGGGCCGGTCGTCCGGGGCCCGGGCCGGGGGTATCGGGGATCCTGGGGCCGGGGGTCAGATCCAGCGCGCGTCCCGGGCGATCCGCAGGGCGTCGATCCGGTTGCGCGCCCCGAGCTTCGCCACCATGGAGGAGAGGTAGTTGCGCACGGTCCCCTGGGACAGGTGCATCCGCGCCGCGATCTCCACCACCGTGTCGCCCCGGGAGGCGTGCTCCAGCACGGAGAACTCCCGCCGGCTCAGCGGGCAGTCGCTGTTGCTGAGCGCGGCCACGGTGAACTCCATGTCGAACACCCGCTCGCCCTGGTGCACCCGCCGGATGGCCTCGAAGAACTGCCGCGGCGGCATGCTGCGCTCGACCACCCCGCCGATTCCGGCGGCGAAGGCCTGCCGCACGACGGGGCGGGCCACGGTGGTGGTGAGCAGGATACTCCGGCAGCCCAGGTGCGCAATCTTCTCGGAAATTGCGATCGCGTCATTTTCCTCACCCTCGAAGCTGATGATCACTACATCCGGTCGGTGCTGCTCGGCGAACTCCAGCGCATCGAAGTTGCTGTCCACGGATCCGACGACCCGAATCCCTTCGTGCTGCTCGAGCAGTGCGGCGAGCGAGAAACGGGACAGATGCAAGTCGTCGGACACCAATACATCGATTCCCACGCGAGCCCCCTGGGTAGATCCTCGAATTCCGTCATTCTGGGGCAGCTCGACTGGGTGAAGTATGTACGGCGTCTATAGATTCGCTGCGGCGCGGTCCTCCCGCCTCCTGCCGGGCAGGACGGGGACGGCGCTCGGGGCGGCGGGAGTCGGGACGACCGCGCCGGGGAGGGACGGCCCGGCGCGGTCGTGGGCGACCGTGTCCAGCGCCGCCGGTGCGTCGTACCGGAAGGGGTTTCCGAACGCATTCCGAAATTAACAGCGCCGCCGGTCCGTTGTCGACCTCCCAGGTCGGACCCCCGCCTCGGGCGCGGGGCAGGGGCGGGCGGCGCCCCGGCGCCCCGGCGCACCACGCGGCCGGGCCGGCCGCCCCGGGCACGGGCGTTCAACTGTTGCGACGCGGCCAGTTGAACGCCCCGGCCGGCCGGAATCGCCGTGCGGCTGCGACCGCGCCGCCCGGGCCGACCAATGGACCCGGTAAACGTGCAGTGCTAATGACGAGTCGTGAGAAATTCACGTACGAACGGGTGGGACGGCTGCACGCGGAATGGGCTAGATTCCGTTGAGGCGCTCTTGAACGGGCGCACGGGCAGTCGAGTGGGGCTGTCCGGCGGCCGGGGCTCCGCAACCATGCGTTTCACACCCGCGACCTGGTGGTTCTGAACCGCCGTCCGCGCCCCGGCGCCGCCACAACCGGACCGATCGGGATTCCCGGCGCCGGGCGCCGTCTGCTCGTCGGGCCACGAACTCGGAGGGCTTCGAAGATGAACACCCCCATCTACATCGCGTCGGCCGCAGCCTGGATTCCGCCCGCGGAATCCGCGCAGGAAGCGGTCGTCGACGGCAAGTACACCGACAACGATCTGAAGGTCAACAACATTCTCTGCCTGCCGGTCGCCGGGGACGACGTATCGGTCCCGGACATGGCGGCGGCCGCCGCGCGCCGGGCCCTGGACCGGGCCGCCGACATCGTCGGCGACCGGGTCGACATGGTCGCGCACGCCTCGATCTACCACCAGGGCCGCGACTACGGCTGGACGTCGGCCCCCTACGTCCAGCGCGAGTTGGGCATCACCGGCGCCTTCGCGGTCAACATCCAGCAGCTGTCGAACGGCGGCATGGTCGCCCTCGACCTGGCCGCCTCCCGGCTCCAGTCCGGCCGCGGCACCAGCGCCCTGATCACCACCTCGGACCGGTTCTGCCTGCCCGGTTTCGACCGCTGGCGCGGCGCCTACGGCATCGTCTGCGGCGACGGCGCCACCGCCATGGTCCTGTCCACCACCGGCGGCTTCGCCCGCATCCACGCCGTCGAGTCGCTGACCGACGCCTCGCTGGAACCGCTGCACCGCGGCAGCCACCCGTTCACCACCTCCTCCCAGGCCGAGGTCGAGGACCTGCGCGCGCCCAAGAAGTCCTACCTGGAGGAGGTCGGGAAGGAGTCGGTGCTGCTGCGCTGCGAGGAGGCCCTGGTCGAACTCGTCGGACAGGTCCTGGCCGCCACCGGGCGCGAACTGGACGACTTCGCCAAGATCCTGATGCCCAATCTGGGACACGAACTGATGGCCGTGCAGTTCCTCAAGCCGCTCGGCATCACGCCCGAGCGCTCGCTGATGGACTGGGGCCGGTACACCGGGCACCTGGGCGCCGGCGACCTGACCGCCGGAGTGGCCCGCCTGGTGGAGACCGAGGCGGTGCGGCCGGGCGACCAGGTGCTGCTGATCGGCGCCGGCGGCGGCTACTCGCTGACCGTCGCCGTCGTCGAGATCGAGACGGTCCCGCAGTGGGGCGAGCTGACCACGGACTTCCCCCTGCCCGCCGACATCGCGGAATGAGGCCGTCGATGAACCTGCAGGTGGCACCCGTCGCGATCCTCGGCACCGGGTCCTGCGTCCCGGACCGGGTGATGTCCAACGCCGAGGTGGGCGCGCCCGCCGGCGTCGACGACACCTGGATAGTCCGCAAGACCGGTATCCGCGAACGCCGTTGGGCCGAGCCACAGCAGGCCACCTCCGACCTGGCCACCGGCGCCGCCCGCCGGGCGCTGGAGGCCGCCGGGATCGCGGCCGACCAGCTGTCCGCGATCGTCGTGGGCACCTCGACCCCGGACCACCAGCAGCCGGCGACGGCGGCGTTCGTGCACCGGAACCTGGGCGGGGCGAGGACCGCGGTGTCGGTGTTCGACGTGAACGCCGTCTGCGCCGGCTTCATGTCCGCGCTGGACGCGGCCCAGGCGCTGGTCGCCCGCAGCGGCGGGTACGCGCTGGCGATCGGCGCCGACACCTACTCGCGGATCCTGAACCGGGGCGACCGGCGCTCGGTGATCCTGTTCGGCGACGGGGCCGGCGCGGTCGTCGTCGGCCCGGCCGCCGCCGGGTCCGGACGCGGGATCCGGGCCTCGGCCTTCCACATCCACAGCGGCCTGACCGACCTGATCCGGGTCCCGGCGGGCGGCAGCCGCCGGCCCTACGACCCGGCCGCGCACGACGCCGGCCTGCAGTACTTCACCATGGACGGCCGCTCGGTCCGCGAGTTCTTCATGGGCAACGTGCCCGGACTGGCCAAGCAGTTCCTGCACGACAACGCGGTCCTGCCCGCCGACATCGCCCACGTGGTCCCGCACCAGGCCAACGGCATGATGCTCGACGAAATGGGCCCGCTGCTGGACCTGCCGGCCGCCACCGTGCACCGCACGGTGCACGAGTACGGGAACACCGGGGCCGCCTCGGTCCCGCTGACCCTGGACCGCGCGGCCCGCTCCGGGGCCCTGCGCCCGGGCGAGCTGGTGCTGCTGGTCGGCATGGGCGGCGGGATGTCGATCAGCTTCGCGCTGGTCCAGTGGTGACCGGGCAACCGCCGCAACCGTCGCAAGGGAGACGACCATGGAATACCGACGGCTGGGCAACTCCGGCCTGCACGTCCCGCTGCTGAGTTTCGGCGCCGGCACCTTCGGCGGCCGCGGCAGCCTGTTCAGCGCCTGGGGCGACACCGGCCTCAAGGAGGCCCGCAACCTGGTCGACCTCTGCCTGGACGCGGGGGTGACCATGTTCGACACCGCCGACGTCTACTCCGAGGGCTTCTCGGAGGAGCTCCTGGGCGCGGCCGTGGCCGGCCGCCGCGACAAGGTCCTGCTGTCCACCAAGGCCGGGACCGCCACCGGACCCGACCCCTGGCAGATGGGCACCGGACGCTCCCGGCTGATCCGGTCCGTCGAGGGCTCGCTGCGCCGCCTGGGCGTGGAGCACATCGACCTGTTCCAGCTGCACGCCTTCGACGCCGGAACCCCGGTCGACGAGGTCCTGGCGGCCCTGCACGACCTGGTCCGGGCCGGCAAGATCCGCTACGTCGGGGCCTCCAACTTCGCCGGCTGGCAACTGATGAAGTCCCTCGCCGCCGCCGACCGTTCCGGTTTCCCGCGCTACGTCGCCCACCAGGTCTACTACTCCCTGGCGGGACGCGACTACGAGTGGGAGCTGATGCCGCTCGCCCACGACCAGGGTGTCGGCGCGGTGGTGTGGTCCCCGCTGGGCTGGGGCCGGCTGACCGGCAAGGTCCGCCGCGGGCAGCCGCTCCCGGCCTCCAGCCGGCTGCACAGGACCGCCTCGGCCGCGCCCCCGATCGACGACGAACGCCTCTACGACCTGGTCGACGTCCTGGTCGACGTGGCCGCCGAGACCGGCCGCACCGTGCCCCAGGTCGCCCTGAACTGGCTGCTGACCCGGCCCACGGTGGCCACGGTGATCATCGGCGCCCGCAACGAGGAGCAGTTGCGCGACAACCTGGGCGCGGTCGGCTGGCAGTTGGAGAGCGAGCAGCTGGCCCGGCTGGACAAGGTCAGCGAGGTCACCCCGCCCTACCCGTACCAGATGTACTACCGGCTGCGCGGGTTCACCCCACTGAACCCGCCGCTGGTCTGAGGCGCGGGGCGCTCCGTGCCGCCGGAGCGCCCCGCGCGGGCCCGCACCGCCCCGGAGCACCCTCCGGAGCCCACCCTCGACCGCACCGGACACGCCGGCACCGCCGCACGACGCGCGATGTGACACCCCGTCCGCTACCCCCAGCCCACGAGGAGATCCGACCGTGACAGCCAACGGGCCGCAAGCGACCGCTGACGTGCGCACCCTTCCCGAGGCCCTGCGGCTGCGCAGCGAGAGGCAGCCCGACGAGACCGCCTACGTCTTCCTGCACGACGGCGAGGAACCGCAGGAGACGCTCACCTACCGGGAACTGCACGCCGACGCCGGCCGCCGGGCGGTGGCCCTGGCGGCGGTCGGCCTGGCCGGCCGCAGCGCCGTCCTGCTGTACCCCTCGGGCCTGGAGTTCGTCCGCACCCTGCTGGGCTGCATGTACGCCCGGGTGGCCGGCGCCCCGGTCCAGGTGCCCCGGCGGCGCGAGGAGGTGGAGTGGCTGCGCCGGATCGCCGACGACGCCGGCACCTCGACCGTACTGACCACCGCCGAGACCGCCCGTGAGCTGGAGGAGCGCTTCGGCGGCCTGCCCGCCCTGACCGGGCTGACCCTGCTGGCCACCGACGGCGACGCCTTCACCGCCGGCGCGGACGCCGCGGACGCGGGCGCGCCCACGCCGGCGGGTCCGCGCGACATCGCGCTGCTCCAGTACACCTCCGGCTCCACCGGCGACCCCAAGGGCGTCGTCGTCAGCTATGCCAACTTCCTCGCCAGCGCGGTGGAGACCGACCAGCTGTGGCCGTGCGGGCCGGACGGCACCGCGGTGACCTGGCTGCCGCTCTTTCATGACATGGGCATGCTCTTCGGTGTCGTCCTGCCGCTGTGGGCCGGCATCCCCTCCTACCTGATGGCCCCGGAGGCGTTCACCAGCCGCCCGGCCCGCTGGCTGGAGGCCATCGCCCGGTTCGGCGGCACCCACGCCGCCGCGCCCAGCTCCGCCTACGAGCTGTGCGCCCGCGCCGCCGCCGAGGGCGAGGCCGACGCGGTGGGCGACCTGTCCGGCTGGCGGGTGGCCGTCAACGGCGCCGAACCCGTGCGCTGGGCCACCATCCGCTCCTTCGCCGACGCTTTCGCCGCCCACGGCTTCGACCCGCGTGCCATGTGCCCCGGCTACGGCCTGGCGGAGAACACCCTCAAGGCCACCGGCAGCAGCCAGGAGCGCGAGCCCGCCGTCCTCTGGCTGTCCGCCGAGGCGCTGCGCGAAGGCCACGCCCAACCCGTCGCCGACCGCACCGAGGGCGCGGTGCCGCTGGTCGGCAACGGCGCGGCGGTCGGCCGCACCCGGATCCGGATCGTGGACCCGGCCACCCACCGGGCCCTGCCCGACGGCCAGGTCGGCGAGATCTGGATCAACGGCCCCTGCGTCGCCGACGGCTACTTCGGCCGCCCCGCCGCCAGCGAGGAGACCTTCCGCGCCCAGCTCGCCGGCGCCCGCCCCACCGACGAGGGCCATCTGCGCACCGGCGACCTGGGCTTCGTCCTGGACGGCGAGCTGTACGTCACCGGGCGGGTCAAGGACGTCATCGTCCGCAAGGGCCGGAGCCACTACCCGCAGGACATCGAGCTCTCCGCCGAACAGGCCGTGCCGGGCGCGCACCCGAACTGCGCGGTGGCGTTCTCCTGCGCGGACGGCGAACGCGAACGGCTGGTGGTCGTCATCGAGGCCGACGGCCGGCTGCTCGACTCGCTGGGCGCCGGGGCCATCGGCCGCCGGGTGCACGACGCGGTGCGCGACCGGCACCGGATCACCCCGGACCAGGTCCTGGTGGTGCGGCGCGGGGCGGTGCCCAGGACCTCCAGCGGCAAGGTGCGGCGCCGCGCCTGCAAGCGGCGCTACGAGAACGGCGACCTGGCCGACCTGACCGCCGCGGCTGCCGGGCAGGCGTGACGGCCGGGCAGGCGTGACGGCCCGCTGCGCGGCACCGGCGCGGGGGTTGACCCGCGCCGGTGGCGGCGCGGCCGTGACCGGGCCCGGACAGCGGTGCGGCCGGCACCCCGCAGGGGGCGCCGGCCGCACCGCCCGGCCGCGTTCGCGACGGTGTCCGCAACACCGTCAGCGGTAGCAGCCGGAGGGAGGAGAGACTTCGAGGTGGACGCCGGCGGTCGCCTTGGCGGCGGCCTCCATCGCCTCCACCGCATCGGCGCCGAGCGCGATCGCGTAGCCGATGCGCTCCTCGGAGCTGCCCAGCTCCGCGACGGCCGCGCCGGGCAGCCGGTCGAACTCCCAGCGCAGGACCCCGTCCGCGGCGCTCAGGGCGAGCGCGGTGAGGGTGCCGGCGGCGGGCGGCAGCACGAAGCTGATCGCCGCCGCCGCCGCGACCGGCGCCACGGCCAGGGCCGGGTCGGCGCCCAGCAGGGCCGCCACGGCGCGCTCGTACTGGTCCTGGCCGGTGGCCAGTTCGACCAGCTCGGGGATGCAGTCGCCGCCGACGCGGGTGTGGGTCTCGATCACGACGGGCCCGTGCACCGGGTCCAGCCGCAGCTCGGTGTGGCTGGCGCCGTAGTCGATGCCCAGCCGGTCCAGGACGCAGTGCACCGCCTCCCGCAGCCGGTCGGCGTCGCCGGGCGCCAGCGGGGCCGGGACCAGGTGGCCGGTCTCCACGTAGCCGGGGCTGCCGGTGGTCTGCTTCGCGGTGATCGCCAGCACCGTGTGCCGACCCGCCCCGCTGACCGCCTCGACGCTGAACTCCGGTCCGCCTGCGGCGTGTTCGACGATCCACCGGGGCCCGGCGGCGGCTCCGGGACCGGCCAGCCAGCGGGCCAGGTCGGCGTGCGAGCGCAGCGCGGCGACGCCGGCGCTGGCCGCCCCGTCGACCGGCTTGACGATCCACCGCACCCCGTCCGGTTCGCCGCGCACCGCGGCGGCGACGTCCTCGGCCGTGCCGGAGGCGTGGCGCCAGGCGTAGGGGGTGTCCGCGAGCAGGCCGCGCATCACCGCCTTGTCCCGGGCGGCCGCGGCGGCGGCCGGGGAGACGGAGGGCAGTCCCAGGTCGGTCGCGATCCGGGCGCAGACCTCCTGCGCGTACTCGGTGAAGGACACCACCAGCCGCGGCGGCCCCAGTTCGGCGATCAGCCGGTCCACCGCCGCCGCGACGGCATCGTGGTCGGTGATCGGGCAGAAGACGACGCGCTCGGCGTGGGCGGCCACCTCGTGCGGCACCGCCACACCCGGCGTCACCAGCACCACCGGCCGGTGGCCGTGCAGCGCGATCGCCCTGGAACCGCCGGGACTAGGCCCGAGCAGACACATCCACGTCATGGTCGTTCCCCTCTCCTTCTTCTTCCGCCTCGGTCTCGGCTCCTGCTACTGCCGGTGGTGGTTGGTGGGTGGAGGGGCGGCCGCCCGAGGGCGCGCGCCCGGTCCACCACATGGCCGCGCCGGTCGCCAGGGCCAGCGCGGCGGCGCCCCAGTACGGCGCCGCGGAGGACACCGACCCGGTCCCGGGGCGGTGGACGACCAGCAGCGTCCCCAGCCAGGCGCCCACCGACTCGGCCGCCCCCGACGCCACTCCCGCCAGCGCGTAGGCCGCCAGCGGCGAGAGCGCGCCGCGGCGCTCGCTGATCTGGGCGTCGTACAGCGGACTCCAGACCAGTTCGGACAGGGTGAACAGCACCATCGCCGCCAGCACCAGGCCCAGGCCGGCCGAGCGGCCGAACGCGAACAGCAGCACCGACACCGCCAGCACGGCGCCGGCCGCCGCCCACAGCGGGCCGAAGCCGCCGCGCGGGCGGTCCAGCACCCGGCGGGACACCCAGGACACCGGCACCTGCAACGCGACCACCATCACCGCGTTCAGGGTGAACACCAGGCCCAGGTCACGGGCGTTGACCGCACTGCCCAGATAGGCCGGCAGGACGTCCATGACCTGCGCGTACGCCAGCCAGGTCCCGCAGGCCAGCAGCGAGAACTGCACCAGCGCGCGCTGCGGCAGCAGCCGCCGCGCCCGTCCGCTCCCGGCGGCCGGGCCGGCCGGGGGCGGGGTCGGCGAGGGACGCCAGCCGCCGGGCAGGGCCAGCGCCACCGCCAGTGCCACCAGGTGCAGCGCGGCCGCCGCCAGCGGCAGCCCGGCGTGCCAGTCCAGCAGCTGGCCGCCGATGACCGGGCCCACCGCCGACCCGGCGTTGACGGCCATGTTGAGGTAGCTGAACCCGCGCAGCCGCTGCTCCGCCGGGAAAGCGGCCACCATCGCCTTCATCGCGGTGGTCGACATCGCCAGGCACAGGCCCACCAGCGCGGCCAGCGCCAACCAGCCCAGGAACGGCAGCCGCAGCCCCGTCCCCAGGAGGGTGAACACCACCACCGCGCCCAGGTAGCCGGTCACCACCGAGGACTTGAGGCCCAGTCGGTGGATCAGCGACACCAGCAGCACCGCACCGGCCCGGTTGGCCAGGATGCACGCGCCGACCACCAGCCCGGCCCGGCCGCCGGAGAACCCCCGGTCCTCCACCAGCCACAGTCCCAGGTAGGGCAGGACCGCGAAGAAGCCCGCGCAGCTGGTCGCCCGCGCCACCGCCAGCGCGGCGAACCGCCCGCCGTCCGCGCCGTCCGCTGCGCCTCGCCGGCTCACCACCGCCTCGTCTCCCCGAAGAAGCCGGGCAGCTGCATCAGCCGGTCCTCCTGCAGCGCCTGCCGGTACAGCCAGTGACCGACCGCCAGGTCCAGCACGCCCAGGCCGAACGGCGAGAAGACGGTGGGCCGGTCCGCGCGCGGCGCGACCTCGCCCAGCAGCACCCCGGCCAGCGTGCCGGTGACGAACTCCCGCCCGCCGGTGAGCTGTTCGGCCAGGTGCGGGGAGGTGTCGGCCTTCAGGCAGTGCTCGACGTCGTCCAGCACGTTCTCGGCCGCCAGCAGGGTCTGCGGCGCCAGGTCCCGCAGCGAGATGTTCAGCACCAGCTGCCCGACCCGGAACCGGTGCTCCGGCGACACGTACGGGACCGGCGCGGTGGTCGCCAGCAGCACCAGGTCGCAGTCCAGCGCCTCCTCCAGCCCGCCCCGGCGGGCGTCGGAGCCGTAGCGCTCGCGCAGGTGGCCGGTCAGCGCCTCGGCCGAGGCCGGGTCCAGGTCGTGGCAGCGGACCTGAGCGAGCGGCACACCGGCCGCGTGCAGGTACCGGAGGACCGTGCGCGCGATCACCCCGCCGCCGACCACGCCCACCGAGGCGGGCACGGCGGTGGACAGCGTCGTGCAGGCCAGCGCGGCCGAGGCCGCGGTGCGGGCCGCGCTGATCCCGGCCGCCTCCATCAGCGCCATCGGCCGGCCGGTGGCGTAGTCGTTCAGCACCAGCACCGCCGAGGCCCGCGGCTC
The Streptacidiphilus albus JL83 genome window above contains:
- a CDS encoding MFS transporter, whose protein sequence is MVSRRGAADGADGGRFAALAVARATSCAGFFAVLPYLGLWLVEDRGFSGGRAGLVVGACILANRAGAVLLVSLIHRLGLKSSVVTGYLGAVVVFTLLGTGLRLPFLGWLALAALVGLCLAMSTTAMKAMVAAFPAEQRLRGFSYLNMAVNAGSAVGPVIGGQLLDWHAGLPLAAAALHLVALAVALALPGGWRPSPTPPPAGPAAGSGRARRLLPQRALVQFSLLACGTWLAYAQVMDVLPAYLGSAVNARDLGLVFTLNAVMVVALQVPVSWVSRRVLDRPRGGFGPLWAAAGAVLAVSVLLFAFGRSAGLGLVLAAMVLFTLSELVWSPLYDAQISERRGALSPLAAYALAGVASGAAESVGAWLGTLLVVHRPGTGSVSSAAPYWGAAALALATGAAMWWTGRAPSGGRPSTHQPPPAVAGAETEAEEEGEGNDHDVDVSARA
- the sbnB gene encoding 2,3-diaminopropionate biosynthesis protein SbnB translates to MAGFSVLGGNDVHALLDGREKDVVEQVRAAYLTHHAGDSVNPDSYFLRFPEKPDARIIALPAYLGGEVGLAGIKWISSFPGNVARGEPRASAVLVLNDYATGRPMALMEAAGISAARTAASAALACTTLSTAVPASVGVVGGGVIARTVLRYLHAAGVPLAQVRCHDLDPASAEALTGHLRERYGSDARRGGLEEALDCDLVLLATTAPVPYVSPEHRFRVGQLVLNISLRDLAPQTLLAAENVLDDVEHCLKADTSPHLAEQLTGGREFVTGTLAGVLLGEVAPRADRPTVFSPFGLGVLDLAVGHWLYRQALQEDRLMQLPGFFGETRRW
- a CDS encoding ATP-grasp domain-containing protein, encoding MTWMCLLGPSPGGSRAIALHGHRPVVLVTPGVAVPHEVAAHAERVVFCPITDHDAVAAAVDRLIAELGPPRLVVSFTEYAQEVCARIATDLGLPSVSPAAAAAARDKAVMRGLLADTPYAWRHASGTAEDVAAAVRGEPDGVRWIVKPVDGAASAGVAALRSHADLARWLAGPGAAAGPRWIVEHAAGGPEFSVEAVSGAGRHTVLAITAKQTTGSPGYVETGHLVPAPLAPGDADRLREAVHCVLDRLGIDYGASHTELRLDPVHGPVVIETHTRVGGDCIPELVELATGQDQYERAVAALLGADPALAVAPVAAAAAISFVLPPAAGTLTALALSAADGVLRWEFDRLPGAAVAELGSSEERIGYAIALGADAVEAMEAAAKATAGVHLEVSPPSGCYR